In a genomic window of Tissierella sp. Yu-01:
- a CDS encoding GntR family transcriptional regulator encodes MDIIISNSNKKPIYEQITSQIKNQIITGELKEGDALPSMRLLAKELRISVITTKRAYEELEKDGFIETSTGRGSFVAGKNIEFIKEEQLRIAEEHLFKSVEIAKSSGISLDELMEVLKTLYEEE; translated from the coding sequence GTGGATATAATTATTAGCAACTCAAATAAGAAACCAATTTATGAGCAAATTACTTCCCAAATAAAAAATCAAATAATTACAGGAGAATTGAAGGAAGGGGACGCTCTTCCATCCATGAGATTATTAGCAAAAGAGCTAAGGATAAGTGTGATAACGACAAAGAGAGCGTATGAGGAATTGGAAAAGGATGGTTTTATTGAAACATCCACAGGAAGAGGAAGCTTCGTTGCCGGTAAAAACATTGAATTTATAAAAGAAGAACAACTAAGGATAGCAGAAGAACACCTCTTTAAAAGTGTTGAAATCGCAAAAAGTAGTGGGATTTCTTTAGATGAGTTAATGGAAGTATTGAAAACTTTATATGAGGAGGAGTAA
- a CDS encoding ABC transporter ATP-binding protein, which yields MDILNVENLSKNYKDFNLNNINFNLPKGCIMGLIGENGAGKTTTVKLILNLIKKNSGAIKIFGFDNIVDEQRIKQDLGVVLDESYFHDNLKPREISLIMDNIYKEWDKDIFFKYLKRFKLPEDKVLKDYSKGMKMKLSIAAALSHNPKLLILDEPTGGLDPVVRNEILDIFLDFIQDEEKSILFSTHVTSDLDKIADYITFLHEGNLILSEPKDDILNNYGVVKCKAGDFDKLDKNHIISYRKNRFGYEVLINNKQNNKGAYNDLIIDSVNLEDVMLFYIRRDQ from the coding sequence ATGGATATTTTAAATGTAGAAAACTTATCTAAAAACTATAAAGACTTTAATCTAAATAATATAAACTTCAATCTTCCAAAAGGATGCATTATGGGCCTTATTGGAGAAAATGGAGCAGGTAAAACGACTACAGTCAAGCTTATACTTAATCTAATTAAGAAGAATAGTGGTGCAATAAAAATATTTGGTTTTGATAATATTGTTGATGAGCAAAGAATAAAGCAGGATTTAGGTGTGGTGTTGGATGAAAGTTATTTTCATGATAATTTGAAACCTAGGGAAATATCTTTAATAATGGATAATATCTATAAAGAATGGGATAAGGATATTTTCTTCAAATATCTCAAAAGATTTAAGCTTCCAGAGGATAAAGTTTTAAAGGATTATTCAAAAGGTATGAAGATGAAGCTATCAATAGCTGCTGCACTATCTCATAATCCTAAGCTATTGATATTAGATGAACCTACAGGTGGTTTAGATCCTGTTGTCAGAAATGAAATTCTAGATATATTCTTGGATTTTATACAAGATGAAGAAAAGTCGATTTTATTTTCAACTCATGTAACTAGTGACTTAGATAAAATAGCTGACTATATTACATTTCTACACGAAGGAAATCTAATATTATCTGAACCAAAGGATGATATTCTGAATAATTACGGAGTAGTTAAATGCAAAGCTGGGGATTTTGATAAACTAGATAAGAATCATATCATAAGCTATAGAAAAAATAGATTTGGTTATGAAGTGTTGATAAATAATAAACAAAATAATAAGGGTGCGTACAATGATTTAATTATAGATTCTGTAAATTTAGAGGATGTAATGCTGTTTTATATTAGGAGGGATCAGTGA
- a CDS encoding ABC-2 transporter permease, giving the protein MRGLIIKDLLNLKKSLSTILVLIVFYSFIAFTSEDPSMLIAMIALVLTMMTITSITYDDLAKWDKYALAMPISRKDMVLSKYVLSIMLALTGVIISTAIAYIMLTIKSVDISNLLLTSYAIFLISLTFSSIVLPLVFKFGVEKSRMMMMAVIGAPMALGYILYQLGINLPSEEVVLSTLKMSPLIVIAILYLSFYISYRIFKNKDM; this is encoded by the coding sequence ATGAGAGGATTGATTATAAAAGACCTTTTAAATTTAAAGAAAAGTCTAAGTACCATATTGGTATTAATTGTTTTCTATTCTTTTATAGCATTTACAAGTGAAGATCCTAGTATGCTTATTGCAATGATTGCATTAGTACTTACTATGATGACAATAACATCAATAACCTATGACGATCTGGCAAAGTGGGATAAATATGCACTTGCAATGCCTATAAGTAGAAAAGATATGGTTTTAAGTAAATATGTACTATCAATAATGCTTGCTCTTACTGGAGTAATAATTTCAACTGCTATTGCTTATATAATGTTAACAATAAAAAGTGTTGATATATCAAATCTTTTATTGACTTCATATGCTATATTCTTAATATCTTTAACTTTTAGTAGTATTGTATTGCCACTAGTATTCAAATTTGGTGTAGAGAAGAGTAGAATGATGATGATGGCAGTCATTGGTGCGCCAATGGCACTGGGGTATATATTATATCAATTGGGAATTAACTTGCCATCAGAAGAAGTTGTGTTAAGTACTTTAAAGATGTCACCTCTAATAGTTATAGCAATCCTATATCTATCATTTTATATCTCCTATAGGATTTTTAAGAATAAGGATATGTAG